The Actinomycetota bacterium genome includes a region encoding these proteins:
- a CDS encoding isocitrate lyase/phosphoenolpyruvate mutase family protein, with product MSVQEDRVGEFHRLHSSGCFVIPNPWDAGSARALERMGFKALASTSAGLAWTLGVADNQVTLDQSLEHLRVLAGAVNVPVNADFEGGYAVDPQQVAENVRLAADTGIAGLSIEDSSGDESQPLFDFGLAVERIAAARQAIDESGTGIVLTGRSEGFVRGRPDIDETIRRLRAYAEAGADCLYAPRITTVEYVAAVVSAVSPKPVNLLINSPFTTVAEAASLGVRRISVGGTLARTAWGGFLQAAQEIAEQGTFTRFDGLPKVDALLGE from the coding sequence ATGAGCGTTCAGGAGGATCGGGTCGGCGAGTTCCACCGGCTGCACTCCTCGGGTTGCTTCGTGATCCCCAACCCCTGGGACGCCGGCAGCGCGCGGGCCCTGGAACGGATGGGCTTCAAGGCACTGGCCTCGACGAGCGCCGGGTTGGCGTGGACGCTGGGCGTCGCGGACAACCAGGTGACCCTCGACCAGTCCCTCGAGCATCTGCGTGTCCTGGCCGGCGCGGTGAACGTGCCGGTGAACGCCGACTTCGAGGGCGGTTACGCCGTGGACCCGCAGCAGGTCGCAGAGAACGTGAGACTGGCCGCTGACACCGGGATCGCCGGCCTCTCGATCGAAGACTCCTCGGGGGACGAGTCCCAGCCGCTCTTCGATTTCGGACTGGCCGTGGAGCGGATCGCAGCCGCCCGGCAAGCGATCGATGAAAGCGGCACCGGAATTGTCCTCACCGGACGATCCGAGGGGTTCGTCCGCGGGCGGCCCGACATAGACGAGACGATCCGAAGACTGCGCGCGTACGCCGAAGCAGGCGCCGACTGCCTTTATGCGCCGCGGATCACGACGGTGGAATACGTCGCGGCGGTCGTCTCCGCCGTGTCACCCAAGCCCGTGAACCTGTTGATCAACTCCCCTTTCACGACGGTGGCGGAGGCCGCGAGCCTTGGGGTTCGTCGGATCAGCGTCGGCGGCACTCTCGCGCGCACGGCGTGGGGCGGGTTCCTGCAGGCTGCGCAGGAGATCGCCGAACAGGGGACGTTCACCCGGTTCGACGGGTTGCCGAAGGTGGACGCACTGCTGGGCGAGTGA